A single region of the Bacteroides luhongzhouii genome encodes:
- a CDS encoding calcium/sodium antiporter, producing the protein MNILLLIGGLILILLGANGLTDGAASVAKHFRIPPIVIGLTIVAFGTSAPELTVSVSSALKGSADIAIGNVVGSNIFNTLMIVGCTALFAPIVITRNTLRKEIPLCILSSMVLLICANDVFLDKAPENILNRVDGLLLLCFFVIFMGYTFAIASKPTTTEQAGQIEPPTIEEETEIKSLPWWKSILYIIGGLAALIFGGQLFVDGATGIARNLGVSESVIGLTLVAGGTSLPELATSIVAALKKNPEIAIGNVIGSNLFNIFFVLGCSASITPLHLSGITNFDLFTLVGSGILLWLFGLFFAKRTITRIEGGIMILCYVAYTVVLIYNS; encoded by the coding sequence ATGAATATATTATTACTTATCGGGGGATTAATCCTCATTCTTCTAGGAGCTAACGGCTTAACAGACGGTGCCGCCTCAGTAGCCAAGCATTTTCGCATCCCTCCTATCGTAATCGGACTTACCATCGTTGCATTCGGCACTTCTGCCCCGGAACTGACGGTCAGTGTATCTTCTGCTCTCAAAGGAAGCGCGGATATTGCCATAGGCAACGTAGTGGGAAGTAATATATTCAATACATTGATGATTGTGGGCTGCACAGCGTTATTCGCCCCGATTGTCATCACCCGCAATACGCTTAGAAAAGAGATACCGCTCTGCATACTTTCTTCTATGGTCTTGCTAATTTGTGCCAATGATGTATTTCTGGATAAAGCTCCGGAGAATATTCTGAACAGAGTAGACGGTTTATTATTGCTTTGTTTCTTTGTCATCTTCATGGGTTACACCTTTGCCATCGCCTCCAAGCCGACCACGACGGAACAAGCGGGACAGATAGAACCTCCGACCATAGAAGAGGAGACAGAGATCAAATCACTCCCTTGGTGGAAATCCATTCTTTATATCATCGGAGGCTTGGCTGCCCTTATTTTTGGAGGTCAGCTGTTTGTTGACGGTGCCACGGGCATCGCCCGCAACCTGGGTGTCAGCGAATCGGTTATCGGACTGACACTGGTTGCAGGAGGTACTTCTCTTCCTGAACTGGCTACGTCTATCGTTGCCGCATTAAAGAAGAATCCGGAAATTGCCATTGGGAATGTGATTGGTAGTAACCTCTTCAATATATTCTTTGTACTGGGATGTAGCGCCAGCATCACTCCTCTCCATCTTAGTGGAATTACCAACTTTGACCTGTTTACGTTAGTAGGTTCCGGAATTCTGCTTTGGTTATTCGGGCTGTTCTTTGCCAAAAGGACTATCACGAGAATCGAAGGAGGGATTATGATACTTTGTTATGTGGCGTACACGGTGGTATTGATTTATAATTCCTAA
- a CDS encoding DUF2961 domain-containing protein: MKRSIFLVCFVVFGVVSLSAIGSIVSVAQSGWQTDSISYGISRMVDIASLPLLDRGISVHYEGSIDKRGKNADWDWSLYQDQRGEWVIFDVDGPGCIYNLVQHRYMSSSDPLFRFYFDGEETPRFSLHLSEFGEKEPFIKPLAESYIGPFDNGRGPICVARSFVPMPFNKGCRVTTDVKLEGYERTKGEGGWGHVVYHTYADNGIKTFTGKENYDTLIQLWKKQGSNLLCKDQLAYHRKSEQKINAGESITLLDEKGEGAIGSLKFYLPEINEQHLQDVWIHMFWDAHQQPDISCPLACLGGNSLGFHDTNYLLSGYNTDGWFYNYFPMPYWKHAKIMIENRSGVPVSLGFSEIAVSRSVYPTSNTGYFRNTPYYTRKHVAGTDSPIAAIQGRGKMVAAHITCHAERSHIISCEGDVRVYIDGKRTPQVESDGSESYVCFGWGFPTPPEVHPMGGYDGLSDNPWSMTRFCIGDSYPFYSELKFGIESGEYNNQYLEHSGTIFYYGQDKNVLVKTDSLDLNSSHSIKRHSYKAIGNVRRTKLESFFEGNEDRILYVGETVRFESFSSFKVNISFQNEGVRLRRLSDQSDARQAARVFVDGEEVTERLWYVADSNPYKRWLEDDFEIPARYTKGKKSLNIRIVPVSMSKEGKNTWNEAEYQVFCYNN, translated from the coding sequence ATGAAAAGAAGTATTTTTTTAGTTTGTTTTGTTGTTTTCGGGGTTGTGTCATTGTCGGCAATTGGCTCGATAGTCTCTGTAGCACAGTCGGGTTGGCAGACTGATAGTATATCTTATGGTATATCTCGAATGGTTGATATTGCATCTTTGCCCCTGTTAGATCGTGGAATCTCTGTCCATTATGAAGGTAGTATTGATAAAAGAGGAAAGAATGCCGACTGGGACTGGAGTCTTTACCAGGATCAACGTGGAGAATGGGTAATATTTGATGTTGATGGTCCGGGATGTATTTATAATCTTGTACAACATCGCTATATGAGTTCAAGTGATCCGCTCTTCCGTTTTTATTTTGATGGAGAAGAAACGCCTCGTTTTAGTTTACATTTATCTGAATTCGGAGAGAAAGAGCCTTTTATAAAACCTTTGGCTGAAAGTTATATTGGTCCGTTTGATAACGGAAGAGGGCCCATATGTGTTGCACGGAGTTTTGTTCCAATGCCGTTTAACAAGGGCTGCCGTGTAACCACCGATGTGAAACTGGAAGGTTATGAAAGAACCAAAGGTGAAGGAGGTTGGGGACATGTTGTATACCACACTTATGCGGACAATGGTATCAAGACCTTTACCGGGAAGGAGAATTATGATACTTTGATACAATTATGGAAGAAACAAGGAAGTAATCTTTTGTGCAAAGATCAATTGGCATATCATCGTAAGTCGGAACAAAAGATTAATGCTGGCGAATCCATTACTTTATTGGATGAAAAAGGAGAGGGAGCTATTGGTTCTTTAAAATTTTATCTTCCGGAGATTAATGAGCAGCACTTGCAGGATGTATGGATTCATATGTTTTGGGATGCTCATCAGCAACCCGATATTTCATGTCCTTTAGCGTGTTTGGGAGGCAACTCTTTGGGCTTTCACGATACCAACTATTTGTTGTCTGGATATAATACGGACGGCTGGTTCTATAATTATTTTCCAATGCCATATTGGAAACATGCGAAGATAATGATTGAAAATCGTAGTGGTGTTCCTGTTTCTTTGGGATTCTCAGAAATAGCAGTTTCCCGGTCGGTTTATCCTACCTCTAATACCGGATACTTTCGTAATACACCATACTATACCCGAAAACATGTGGCAGGAACAGATAGTCCGATAGCCGCTATTCAAGGAAGAGGGAAGATGGTTGCTGCCCATATTACATGTCATGCCGAACGTTCACATATCATTTCTTGCGAGGGGGATGTTCGTGTATATATTGACGGCAAACGGACCCCACAAGTTGAAAGTGACGGTTCTGAAAGTTATGTTTGTTTTGGTTGGGGATTCCCGACTCCGCCTGAAGTGCATCCAATGGGAGGATATGACGGTCTCTCGGATAACCCATGGTCTATGACTCGTTTTTGTATAGGCGATAGTTATCCTTTCTATTCAGAGCTAAAGTTTGGAATAGAGTCGGGCGAATATAACAATCAGTATTTGGAACATTCGGGTACTATATTCTATTATGGCCAAGATAAAAATGTACTAGTGAAAACTGATAGCTTGGATTTAAATTCTTCGCATTCCATTAAACGGCACTCTTATAAAGCTATAGGTAATGTACGAAGAACAAAATTGGAAAGTTTCTTTGAAGGAAATGAGGATCGTATTTTATATGTAGGAGAAACCGTCCGGTTTGAAAGTTTTAGTAGTTTTAAAGTGAACATATCTTTTCAAAATGAAGGAGTGCGTTTGCGTAGGTTGAGCGATCAAAGCGATGCTCGACAAGCAGCCCGTGTTTTTGTTGATGGTGAAGAGGTTACAGAACGTTTATGGTATGTAGCTGATAGTAACCCTTATAAACGCTGGTTGGAAGATGACTTTGAAATTCCAGCCAGGTATACTAAAGGGAAAAAATCATTAAATATTCGTATCGTACCAGTTTCTATGTCTAAAGAAGGAAAAAATACTTGGAATGAAGCTGAATATCAGGTGTTTTGTTATAATAATTAG